The sequence AAAGACAAACTCGCCAACACCAACTAACCAACACAGTGACACACCAAtggataaagtaaaaaaaaaaaaaaaaaaaacaagggcaaataaattgaataattacaaagacttaaagagagagaatcaaataAAGActtaaagagagaaagagtctCATTTCAAACTTTCAGTAGCTCAATTCAAGAGAATtaagagctctctctctctctctctgaccaCAGTCCACACTCTACAGCAAAACCCAAAGATTAAgagataaaaagagagagaagtaaagtgtaaaataccttgagggagccCTGAGGGGCGGCGTCGTGGACCATGGCAACATGTCGAGGCGTTGGAGGCGAGGAAGGATTCGAGGCCAAGCGTCAGCGTAACaagctttgatttgatcggaCTGATCTTTGATCTTTCATGCTCGATCCAAACTCTGTTGCTCGAGTTTCAGGCGGCGGCGCTGTCGCTATGCTGTGTAGCGCCGATGTGGTTGATGATGAGGTTTCAGGCGGAGACGTAAGGCGTTGTCGTTAATgaggtttttttctttaggttagGTAAGGTTTCTAATTTTAGGTTTTGCTTTAGCTTTACCATTTGATGATTGATGAATCAGCGAACGCGTATTTgtattgggttttggttttttttttttttttttgagaatacatTTGGGTTAGACCTGTTGGATATTTagttaataattattttgatttaaaaatctgGTTGGGGTTGGTTttgtttaggattgatgttggCCTTTTTTTGGGGCTTtctatgtttgtttgtgtgtgtgtgtgtgtgtgtgtgtttttttttttttttttttttttaagattttagttaaaaaatttttggcataaaaaaattttaagggtgttcctaattttttttaagcgtagataaataaaaaaattttaaattaatatatataatttttttttcaagtcagggtgGTCTTAGGACCACCTTGGACTAAACGTGGCACCGCCACTgataacaacctaccacttaaaatttatgagatatcaaattattattttaataagttaataatattaatagcTAATCTCATAGGTAtagtttttaataatataaagttGGTGGATCTAACTCTTAATAAGTTCATTAATGAAAATGATTatatctaattaaataaaaaaataattataattataattataatttatttattaattattcatATAGGTTTGTGAAGGAATAACATTTTTTAGTGGTGGGTTTTATTATATGAGGAAAGAgtaatttgatgaataaatcATGATAAGCTTGAACTTGaatgataagaaaatatatCAAACTTGAACATGTAATCTAGCTTAGTATGATAATTCGATGAACTTGAGTCCAGCTcgtatttgaaataaaattaaatacataaacCACTTTACAACGTATATatttgaccccttgtgataaattaaccaattaattagttaagttaattaattaattcaattagcatgcaataaacgtggtagcacaaacaaatcaccaactaagttaaaatgcagcagaaaataaattgacacggtgatttgtttacgaatggggaaaacctacacgacaAAAACCCAATCGGGTGATGATAAGGTCActactcctgagaatccactattatcacaataagcaattacaagtaaaggaatcccagtaccttataccaacctacagttgaacccttaccccaatacccaattggacttattctgtagtgacaatctctcctttcaatgcacggctcccatacgtgactaaccaattcgatgctCAGATCCCAGTATGCGGCTTACttaccaacttgagaaagatgtcggatgcaaagaaagcccaaatatcTATTCACGAATTGAAgtgaaatcagatttgaaaaactgattttcataaacctcgatagataccctatctatcaaGCAGCTGTTGAGCATTGGGCTTAAACAATCTTTTAAACCTtaatagatactagctgtcgagctttaaaactCACCACTTCTTCATTTGATTCTTAGACAAATTTGCATAACTTTAACACttgtgtatgtttttagaccccttaaaaataCAATCggattaaccaagtgattacttagtccaaatttcaggtTTAGGTTAACatacaatcatataatcatatcaatgtaaagtgcagaatataaataacacaaagatatgatgacccaagaaaccacaccaataaaaacttgggaaggatttaacctagctatcctcaaggtaaacctgaatccactatgaaagaatcgaagttttacaatagtgacttagaccactaacatcctattgctacccactagtagaaactttttgacacgaccacgtgcaagctctgagaccacggactccttctttcttggattctccagcaaatacaagcacacccgcttgtgtttctttaagctctttagtgcagcaactgaatgatcatcgagttctcaatgaaatctccttcttgataatcataagcatgtgtgaaggcaactacctctagatctcacaagagatttacacaccCAGCAAATAGAGCAACctcaaaaacgtggctagggtttcccttttatacctagggcaaaacataaaaccttacaCATCATATGGGTTTAGgattgagttggaaaattctgcagaaaaacattctgcccgactttcgatcaatcgagtaTAATTCCCGATCGATCGAGTTAGATCGAATTGCACAATAAATTCTGCAACAGCTCGATTCCAACACAAAAGAcctatactttgagcaagtctaaacaagactaaaaacccgttttgatcatggtttgtcaacaatacaaattagagttctaatacgtaagttcctaagtacttagaacctaaccACTTGAACtcgaaaccttgttccttgaagtattaaatacatcctagatctatccaattacaagtaaaatacgttttgtcaaaggattagccaattctatattgacatatattcctaacataattcacatatgttctaacattAACAATTGGTAGCATGTATTATATCTACATCAATGTTTGTCTCACATATCTAGTTGCACCCATCTGTACATACAACCGACATGATGCACACACTAGTGTGTAATAAACAACACTCTTATATCTAGTCACTGTAATAGACTAATAGCTTTGGTTCATTtatgaaagagagaaattttaaCAGGATTTTCTCTTGAATAGGAGATCTTGAAGCTGTAAAGATGAGGAACTACCTGTATATCCACACACTAATTCTACTTGAAATGAGCTGATTTACTGTGGGCAGAATTGTCGATGGCCTGTCTGTTTATGTAATACCTCTGCAGGCAGTGTAGAAGcaaaattagtaatttgtatTGGGTGGCACTTTTAGTCCAAGACAGATCTTTACTTTGCATATGTAaaacttttatcttttcatGCATTGTGACAGGATCATCACTGCCAATGTGGTCTAGTCCACAGGTAAGTCACTCATACCTGCAAGCTAGCCTCCCATGCTGTAGCTTTTGCACGAAGAGATGTTTGCACCTCGGCAAGATTTAGATACATAGAGACATAATTGGAGTAGAGATGTCTAGTCCAAcgtttattttatagtaaatgaTATGATTTTGAGAAGCATCCCCCTTTCTTGGTTGTATGGTTTTTATACGTGAGAGAGTATTTGGATTAATGGTAATGTTTTGACTACATGATTATGTTAGCGGATATAAGTCATATCAAGGAGGAAACTTATATAAGGATACGCAATATATTGTCAACCCCAAGTGttgaattcatttttttcccctcaagcATTGACGGAGCTGTTATTGGAATAGGGGGGCAATTGCCAccaccacacccccccccccccccttttttttttaatattactatattaacaagtactaattttagcaatttgttCAAcgaaattacactttgccctcCTTAATAATGCCATCAATTCTTTTGAGAGTAATGTTATAGCCACAAATGTTTTTACAACGTTTATACAAACTATTGAaatagcaaattcttattggttcatATACTTGCATcactttttacttatcaataaccactcaccacattagcaatttgtaaaatttttgtagttttagcatttttcaccttttaaaggacataaaaaattaatagattaaatctaaaataaaatatacaagcccaaaaaaattatcccaacaacaaaaatcaccaataataaaactaaaaaaattaagcccaatcaatctattttacccaaaacaaacaacttggccatttaaaaaattttaaacaaaaatccttAGTAGTAAAACAGTAGACTCAAAGGCCGAAGCCCCTGCACACAACCAGAAGCAGAGTTGCCCCCCATAACTCCAAGTTTTGGCTCCATCCCTGCCTCAAGGGAGTAAAGTTATAAAAGTATACGTAAATTTTTCATTTAGAAATTTTCATTTGTATAAGGTGGATGGTCGGTGCAGTATGGATGCACTTTTTGAAGCTCTGCGGACCATATAGACGGGCAACTCGCTCCCCTTTCTTTCCATACCTCTCCAACTAGTTAGCAACAAAAGGTTGGAATCTTGGGAATTTATATTATCTCTATTAGGGGCAAAATCAGGAATTTTTGTTTAGGGAGCCGAATTATGATACTAATATTAGACAAGACAAATCAACACACACATTTGCAAACACATACGTACTTATAAAAACCTTAATGTTTTAATATTAGAGGaagttataatttataaatatattgtgcATAAAATTATTGACATTTACGTATATATTggctaaataattttttatgagaacttattctcttttaaattccaatgactatatagtttcaaaaaaaaaaaaaaaatccaatgacTATATAAAAGTTGTATAATATGATCATAGAAATACATGtacacaaatatttaattaaaaaaaaattatctcctATCAATATTTTGCtcaatgaaaatttttcataaaataaaattcctttTTTACCATCTCGGTAGtgaaattatgaaattattcattttcattataatatattaattgtCTATCAAGGTggttaacaaaattttaatgaaaccaAATGAAGTACCAAAGCATGAATGATGTAAAACTTTAATAGAAGTAGAAGCGTaagttttatagtaaaaaaattaaattaagaaggaaaattaaaaaaattacatttctCTATAAATATTGAACCAATTGACTAAAtcatttttgataaatttcattttaagaATGTAACAAATCAAATTATATAGTTTCAagattaacaaattaaaatgtgaggttttaaaaagtaaaaaattaaacccaataatttcaaaatataataaattcaaCCTAAGGTTTCAAAAGCTAGCAAATTAATAAACCCTAACCTATATTATAACTCAAACACTATGGGATGAAGTCTAATTTGTTATCTTTAGAAATAGAGGTTTATTTTGCTACTTTTGAAACTATAgagtaatttcattaatttgttactATAAAACTAGaatgtttaatttgttaaaccACTTAAATTAtaaggtgtatatatatatatatatatatatatattcctttcttttttaagaatacCATTGGACTAAAATATTTGGGTAACCAACTCAATTTTAATAAGGTAAATATTTGAAATATTCATTAAAAACACATAGTATAAAaggatttttgatcattttagagGGGCCATGGCCCCTTCCCTTGTTGATAGTTCTAAATGGCCTTGGAAAAAGCAAGAAGCGCTTCGTTCAcaatattatcacaacaaatcataaacgataagtttttactagttctaatttgaaacAACCActtaaataatgaataaaactCATTTTCAAATAACTGAAAAATATGTCGTACAGGCACTGATAGTAGTTTATTCCAATTTTGAAATACAACCTAGGAAGTTATTACACGTTAAAACCATGTTAAATCCTTGGAAGAATGGATACTCCATTTTTCCTCAACAACATATGTATTCCATGCGTGTCCCAAcccttttttttgaaaaaaaaaggggacgATACGTCTAGGATATGGCCATGATACAACTCAGATACAACCCAACCTCCCAATCAAGAAAGCTCAAACTTgtaaggatttttatttatattctttatatattaattttaatgttaacacttatctaattattttttatttacactTTTGGACATTAGTTTGTATTCTAAACATCATATAATGGCCATGTATTCACTTTATTTTCCATTATTGcatttaaattgatttatacttaataatttttttaaaaaaattattaattaatacatgTAATCACGTCATATCGTAtcataatttttcaagaatttctaTATCACCGTATCCCATATCGTATTTTACCCATGCTTCTTAGGGTAAATCATGAGATCTAACTTGATATAGTTGGCACATGCATTTATAGTATTTGATAAATAGATTTGTGCAAACCCATATGCAGTGAGAATATATGATGCAGCGAGTTTGCCATTGTTATAGCTAAATGAGGTCTTCAAATTAACTAGGGACTAGGGTGGTGGATTTACATAAGCTATTagggtttttgtgtgtgtgtgtgtgtgtgtgtgtgtgtgtgtgtgtgtgtgtgtgtgtgtgggtctTGTTATAGCTAAATGAGGTCTTCAAATTTGGGACTAGATTTACATAAGCTATtaggtttttgtgtgtgtgtgtgtgtgtgtgtgtgtgtgtgtgatgggTCTTGAACTAATGGTCTCATCCTTCACATCTTTACAAGGGGAGAAGGTGCCCTTTTAGCCAGGGACGGACCTAGGTGGGGGCCCAAGGGGGCTTGGCCCCcttgggttcaattttttttttttttttaagttattatatattttatttttctagttgGGCCCCCCTTTCAAAACTTTAGGCCCCCTTCTTCTCAATAAGCCTAGCTAGTCTCACCCAAATGACaactatccaacccaaaaacttaataaaaataataaaaacatttacaatgatgattgtattttagcaacaaaaaaaaaatataaatatatatatatatatatattttttaccaccaaagaaccaaaaaatcatttGTTATTAGAGAAGttaaagctaatttttttgcaactacagTAAATTGGTATAAATACCAATTGACTGTagcaaattattaaaaataaaataaaatattttattaagattacatctcttccttcaattaaaatactcaaattctctctcttcctttattattttaatgagttgtttatattattttaagtgaagtgattaaaaaatagaacaatatttgatatttggtgtattgtaaagtaatgtggtaaaatagataaaatagttttttgaggtgctaaaaactaaaatttttagcaccaccactTTGAATACTCTAACTtccactacccaaaaaaaaaaaatcatagccAGCTTagtattaaaacaaaaaaaataaaaaaatattattttgtttttttttttttttgttttggtaaataattgcatcttaatatatttagaaacagcaattttgagtatttataattttttaatactatatagatgcttatttagagtttttttttttttttttttttatactccaATTCTCGCTAACTTAAAATCCTTAATCCATTCCTTCTTTGAGCTAGATCGGACTTGTCACCTCCTAAATTTTTGGCAGGTGGCAGGTTGGTAGCATCCTTGAAGCTTTGGAAGCACACCATAACTTCGGTCATTTTATCTAGctaagctttttcttttcttgttcttttgattataagtgtcattttttatttttctcttctttttttcctttcctcctAAAAAATAATGAGTTGTTTCTCTATAGCTTTTCCCCCGGATGCCTAGGCAACATGTTCAGGATTATGTCAGTGCCTCATAGACACAAATATTGCAGTATCTGTGCAAACTAGCTGCAAAACAGAGATTAATCTTTCGCAAGTATAAGACTCTTGGAGACTTGGACACCCTGACGAGACCATCTTAAATAGGCAAACATTTCTTCTGAGGTTAGTCAAGAGGCTATCCGGATATTCTGACAAAGAAATTAAGCTGTCCATTTTCACATCAAACCTGACATCAGCTATGCAACTCTGTTCAGGATTATGAACACTGATTACTcgtataaattattattagggATGAAGTTGTGACTTTTGTTTTGGTTCATATAATAGGATGTGTCACACCTTTGTACATTAGATATTTATGGTGGAAGCTcaatttataagaaaagaagCTTTTTTACATTATGCCTTAGCTATTATACTTcactagcttgtaaccccatgcatatgcatagacacatttaaaaatatacaataaaatgcataatataattcctatatatatataatttaaatattattgatagtcatttttatattttgttaacttttttaaaaaatttgtaagaatattattaggtataaaatgtaaattgtccatttttttttataattattgtaaagcactttttttttttttttttttacaattcatttattctaaactctttgatttttgtacttaataactcacttaaatgaatatttatgatgtagtcccacatttgattctaaaattaagaaataaaactctttaaaaataaatcatttaggATACATGGCGCAGagttagaactctaatttagaattttaatttgagtttctctcaacttcacctattatatatatatatatatatatagactagccACAGACAAATGTGATGCgtgagaatatataattattttgaaatgtggtataatatataatttattctctaaattttattgtagataatTTCTTctacctaaaaattaaacaatttctaaaagtaattttaattacacaatttttacaatatatataattttatcattttttgtgtttttgattgtttgattgatatccatatttttctaacttttttcttttatgcattatattttcctaatttcttttggtacaactaaaattttgaagtttcacattcattattcaaattctcattctcttaaggagattatcatgataactcaaatttatcatataattacaattaatattcctcaaataattgataatacTCTCAACTCAAACTTATCTTTAACTAGTCTTAAGTACACCGAATTGGACCGAAATgaaccaaattggactgaagtggactaaagtggactgaatagaccATATTAGACCGAatagaccaaattggaccgacaTGGACCGAAATTAACCAAATAGTCCGAGtagactgaatggaccaaattggacctaAATAGACCGAATCGATAGAAGTAGACTATATGGACCGAAATTTAtagaatggaccaaatagaccgAAGTGGACCAGATAGACTAAATTTGACTGAATAAACCGAAGTGGAgtgaatggaccaaattggacgaAATTGACAGAGGTAGACTGAATTGGACTGAATTGGACCGAAGTAGACTGaattggactgaatggaccTAATGCTGATATGTAACTAGCAAACATAACTAAAAAAGCTAAtgataattataataagaaagTGATGTAAAACCTGGTTTTGAATAGGATACGAATATGAATACAGCGGTCTTGTGGTAATGAAGACGTAGATATGTGTTATTGGGGTTCTAATAATTTGGTGATATATCTTGGTAGTTTGGTCCCTCGTAGAGTGAGGGTAAATGAGTTTTGGTGTTGCAATTTAAGGCTTGTCTTGCCTTGCTCAACATGCTAAAATATGTGAGCTGAGGTTTGATGGAAGAGGGGTTAAAGCAGAGGAGGAAAGCGCTTAGTTTACTTTCTGGACTATCAAGGAGGTAGTGCATAAATCTTCAGTGTAGAGTTTGACTGTCAGAACTCGATTGCTTAATGTTTGGTAGTTGTATTTTTGTGTGCACGTGTGCTAGTAGTATCTCCTTGGGGTTAAGACCCCCAGAACTCTAAAGTTAAGAGTTCTATGGGGGAGGTTCTCATTATTTTACAAATAGGAGATTCTGAGTCAAATTGTTGGATCTAGTTGTCTTGATTTTGCTTAAATTGTACCTGAATCTTGGGAATTTATTGGATTTTAACTAGTGTAAGAGAAGTTTTGTCATCTGTACTTATTGATGTGGTATTGCTGTTGATTATttcaacaaaagaagaaaagaaaaagaaagacgtAACACAGCATGGACAATCCATGACCGTACAGAAACTATTTGAGCTTAGTTTACATGTACCTGgacaatataaatttttagaaattacaGTGTGAAAGGGCAATTTATTCTATTGGGGGAAGTTTCCCTGTAAGGAAAGATGAGATCATGGTCAGTGCTCGTTCTGGTTGGTAGCTTGGAACTTCATGCCCAGCTCCCCTTACTGTGGCGAATGTCACTCCTTTGTACTCAACCACATATCCTCCAACCTGCCAGCATCAACATGTTGGAAATTCTTAACCTTATTTAATTTTGGCTAAACTATGAGATCAATTATCTAATATATTTACCTCATTGTCAGAATACCATGGGCGCCAATTAGTAGTGACTGGTAGTTTTAGTGTGTTTATGGCGTACCTAGAGGAGGTTACTGGAACTCGGCCATCTATGTCGCCACTGCAGGTTTCATTGACAGAAAGTTTAAGGTGCTAGCAATTGGTAGCTTGTATTATATCTAAATTAATGTTTGTCACACATAGTTGCACACATCCGCACACAGCCTTGTTTTGAAGACACAATTTCAATTGACAAGATGCACACATTTAGTACACACCGGTGTGTAATAATCAGCACTCTTACATCTAATTACTGTAATAGACTTACAGCTTTGGTTCAGTTATGAAGAGAGAAATTTTAACAGGGTTTTCTCATGAATAGGAAATTTTGAAGGATCACTtgccaaaaaccaaaaaagctCATGTAAGATGAGGGATTACCTGTATATCCATACACTAATTCCACTTGAAATGAGATGATTTATAGTGGGCAGAATTGTCGTTGGGCTGTCTCTCCATGCATAACCACTGCAGGCAGTGTAGAAGcaaaattagtaatttgtatTGGGTGGCACTTTTAGTCCAAGAAAGATCTTAACTTTGCATTTGTGGGACTTCTATCTTTTCATGCTTTGTGACAAGATCATCACTGCCCATGTGGTCAAGTCCACAGGTATCACAGGTAACTCACTCATACCTGCAAGCTTCCCATTCTGTAGCTTTTGCATGAAGAGCTGTTTGCACCTCGGCAAGATTTAGATAAGTACGGACATAATAGTCGGAGCAGGGATCAAAATTGTGGACCTATATAGTGTAAGATTAAAATCAGTTCTAGCTTAGTTCTAATTACAAGGTCAGTTTAAGTTCTTTATATGTGCTTGTCAACTGAATATAAAATCACAGATTATTGAAGCCAAATTCATGCTTAGTTTACAAGAGCATAAAGTCAAACCCAATTGTATGCGCCCTGTTTTATAATAATCTTCATGGCTATTTCTTTATGATTCTAATTAGATTTgaaattattcataaaaaaaataaaaaataaaaataaaaactattttgatTAATGCATAAAGACTTACAGAACCGCTTTGGCCTGACTtgggttttgcatttttgcaaATTGGAGCATATATGTTATAAATACCAATATTTCCGATTTCTAAATCTCCTCGTGTTTGGTAATCATCACACTGGCTTGAGAAATTATCCGAAACCAAGTTGCAGTACTTATGAATTCCTGCATTAGTTTCGTCGGAGTTTAAAGCATGTGTCCAAAAATAATCATACATGCCCACTTGACCAGTATTATCATCTATCCAAGCATTCCCAATCTGCATCCATTGACATTTACAGAGAAGCCTTTATCAGTTTTTTTAGAATAAGCATTGAGATAACAAGCGCATAGAATTCACAATGTACTCACTGCAATGCCTTTGAGGTTGATTActgtttggtttttgttcttgttctttgAGAGAATTGTGTGAGCAAGTTGAGGTACATAATGACCTGCATAGCTTTCTCCAGCTATAAAGAAATCTCTGTTTTTATATTGGGGGAATCTCTCAAGCCAGTTCACAAGAAAAGTGTAAGAGTCCTCCGCTGTTTTTGTGTCACCGCTTTTGATGTAATCTGAGGACGTGTTTGAATATGAAAACCCAACTCCCGCTGGGGACTCCAAAAAGATAACATTTGCCACTgccaatatttttttcaaagggTATTAGTTTTTACTAAAGAGAAATAAATTCAGATTAGATTTCTAGTACTTAAAGCTGTACGGCTTACTCTATCATTTGAAGGTGAAATTACATGAATCTGCTTACCGGAGTTCCATGCGTAATCATTTCGGAATAATGTTTTTCCATCACTGTTGACTCTGAAAGGTCCCAGTTCCTCCATGGCTCCATATCCAAGAGAAGAACATCCTGGGCCTGTAAATCTCAGTATGGTTTTATTAGTGAGTTATTCTATCCGCCCCATAAACAATCTCACAATTTTTAGCATAACTCTCCTACTTGAAATATTATGACTAGTTTCTTGTAACTTTCACACTAACctgctattttttatttttcatcaattagtgacaaaagttatattttttttttggtgggactAGAATTTTTTCACCAGTGACATCCCTTAACTTTTCCTATTTTTTGTTAGAGAAACAGTTAGGCGATAAGTATAATGCTTTGCGTCGGCCTCACTACTACTGATAGGAAATGTCCAATATGTTGTGACAACTGGCAAGAGATATTTTAATTTGTCATGATACAGAAAGTTTATAACTCAAAGTAAATCAGCAATGCATTCAAATTTTGTGGCCCCATGCGAGTAAATTAGTAAGTAATGGTGTAAGAAAGCAAAGATAAGTTGTGAGAGAAAAAGCAAATCTAAGGGGCTGTTTGGGTGAAAAAAAATGCTCATTCATCCCTCAAATATCATCACTCTATAACTCATTTCCTATAATTCAATAATCCCAAATATTTCCAAAACCCGGTTTGGCACCTAGAACTCAGTTCTATTTTCAACTTTAAGAACTCAAAAACATGGAACCTACCCTCTGACCATGCTACCATTATCCCACAGGtatgtcttcttctttattcattttttttaataaataaaaaattgactcTTTCTCTTTGTCAGTGTCTTCTTCTTTGAGAGTGGCCACAATGCAGGTGAGAGTTTTTTTCCCTGGGTTTGCATTTGGGGTTTTGTGAATCTTTGGAAGGATGTTATGGTGACCGAGGACTTCGTGAATTTAAAAGTAGGTGTTTCAGCTGAAGAAGCAATAGATgtgaagaaaggaagaaaaaaaaatacactcaCGGCTTGTTGAAGCAGAATCTGGAGGCTGAGAATGAATAGTGCTGAGAACGGAGGTTGAGAATGGCTTTTAGAGAGCAAAATCACCTTTCGGAAATAACAACAATGGAGGCTGAGAATGAATAGTGCTGTAGCCGTTGGCTGGGCATTTTTGCTCTACTACGGATGGGACTTAACATGTGGGTGGGACCCACTAAGTTCaatagaattacaaaaataccattataatttagtttttataactcaaaaacaactaaaacttgttttcagtttttgtatCTCATTATTCAAAAATgtgagaattgagtgatgaaaacaaaacttgaaaacaaatccaaacaagctGCATCTCTTTGGGTCTCATCATTTTtgaatgatgagtgatgaaaattagGTGATGAGTGATGGTTACAtcaaaatccaaacagcccctaaatGATTTTGTAGAAACCAAAAAT is a genomic window of Quercus lobata isolate SW786 chromosome 2, ValleyOak3.0 Primary Assembly, whole genome shotgun sequence containing:
- the LOC115974228 gene encoding serine carboxypeptidase II-3-like isoform X2 translates to MKHLFLTSFLILLSFHHLVFPIFCNSSQTDNLFKLLKSRKSQNPPNTELWVGLDNDDGDFSPVYIGPQDGLKKADKINALPGQPKGVDFDQYAGYITIDPKPGRALFYYFVESPQNSATKPLVLWLNGGPGCSSLGYGAMEELGPFRVNSDGKTLFRNDYAWNSVANVIFLESPAGVGFSYSNTSSDYIKSGDTKTAEDSYTFLVNWLERFPQYKNRDFFIAGESYAGHYVPQLAHTILSKNKNKNQTVINLKGIAIGNAWIDDNTGQVGMYDYFWTHALNSDETNAGIHKYCNLVSDNFSSQCDDYQTRGDLEIGNIGIYNIYAPICKNAKPKSGQSGSVHNFDPCSDYYVRTYLNLAEVQTALHAKATEWEACSGYAWRDSPTTILPTINHLISSGISVWIYSGDIDGRVPVTSSRLEDMWLSTKE
- the LOC115974228 gene encoding serine carboxypeptidase II-3-like isoform X1, encoding MKHLFLTSFLILLSFHHLVFPIFCNSSQTDNLFKLLKSRKSQNPPNTELWVGLDNDDGDFSPVYIGPQDGLKKADKINALPGQPKGVDFDQYAGYITIDPKPGRALFYYFVESPQNSATKPLVLWLNGGPGCSSLGYGAMEELGPFRVNSDGKTLFRNDYAWNSVANVIFLESPAGVGFSYSNTSSDYIKSGDTKTAEDSYTFLVNWLERFPQYKNRDFFIAGESYAGHYVPQLAHTILSKNKNKNQTVINLKGIAIGNAWIDDNTGQVGMYDYFWTHALNSDETNAGIHKYCNLVSDNFSSQCDDYQTRGDLEIGNIGIYNIYAPICKNAKPKSGQSGSVHNFDPCSDYYVRTYLNLAEVQTALHAKATEWEACSGYAWRDSPTTILPTINHLISSGISVWIYSGDIDGRVPVTSSRYAINTLKLPVTTNWRPWYSDNEVGGYVVEYKGVTFATVRGAGHEVPSYQPERALTMISSFLTGKLPPIE